From the genome of Kluyveromyces lactis strain NRRL Y-1140 chromosome F complete sequence:
TTCACTTCCACTTTCCATCAACGAACTAAGTAAGTTGGCGAAGATGAACCTATCCAACAATAAAATTCAAGCTGTTCCCGATTTGTCAGGTATGGCAAACCTACGGACTCTCAATCTAAAAAACAATAGAATTGCCACTATCAAATCAAACGCCCCAAATTTGCAGAATTTATTCTTAACCTCAAACAGAATTTCCGTTTGGGAAGATTCACTACCTAAACTAAGAAGCTGCGATTTGACAGAAAATCCTGTTACTTCGTTCGACTATAGAGGTAATGTGTTATCTAACCTTACAAGTTTATCTCTAAACAAGGCAAAACTATCCAGTTTACCTATCgattttttgaaaactttagAAAAGCTTGAGAAGCTTGAATTAAATGACAATAACTTAACAAGTTTACCTGCGGAAATCAAGTACTCAAAAAAACTAATTCATTTTTCTGCCGCCAACAACAAGTTGGATAGTATTCCGGAAGAAATAGGAGAACTCTCCAATCTTAAATCACTTGATTTACATTGTAATAATATTAGAGAATTACCCATTTCAATTGTAAATTTAGAGCTAACAACATTAAATTTCTCCTCTAATTTACTTGGCTACAACCCCGGATTAGAGGACTATGAAAATACCcctttatcaaaatcattACTATTTCTCAATACTGCTGACAACAATCTCAATAATGAGATGCTTCCtttattcaacttcaacacTAGCTTGAAGATAATCAATCTTTCTtataatgatatttctgatatttctgCATTAAACCTACCATCGTTGACAGAGTTGTATCTATCCGGCAATGCTATCACCAGCTTGCCCGGTGAAGTGTTCCAaagaatgaagaatttgaaggTGATAATGTTAAATGGTAATAAGCTGATGTCACTACCATCGGAGCTCTCTCAACTTTCGAATTTGACAGTTCTAGATGTTGGTTCAAATCAATTAAAATACAATATCTCAAACTACCATTATGATTGGAACTGGATGAATAATTTGAACCtaaaatatttgaacttttctgGGAATAAAAGGTTCGAAATAAAGTCAATGATTGGCCCTGATACTAAAACAGATTTGTCCGACTTGACAATCTTAAAACAGTTAAAAATTTTGGGGTTGATGGATGTTACAATGAAAACCTCCAAGGTTCCTGACGATGGTGTCAACTTTCGTCTAAGAACTACCGGATCCATGATTAATGGTATGAAGTATGGTGTTGCTGATACTTTGGGTAAAAAGAGCTCCGTGTCAACTAGAGATATCAAGTACGAAAGATTTAGAGGCAAGGATGATGAGTGCTTGTTCTGTCTTTACGATAGTGTGAATGAAAACGCCTCTTCTGGTCATAAAATCTCACAAATCATCAGAGACATATACGATAAGATTTTAACAAGagctttggaaaaatatGGAGACGATACTGACGAAAACATAAGGACAGCATTGCGGTTCAGTTTCTTACAGCttaacaaagaaattaacGGGATGTTGGTGTCTGTTGAAAATGGCCTGAACAAATCTGAATTAACTACCGTTGATTTGCTCAGTGGTGCATCTGCAACAGtcgtatttttcaaaggcAAGTCAGTGTATACAGCGAACATTGGTAACATCGGAGCTATTCTAGCGAAAAATAATGGTGATTACGAGGTTTTGACTAGGTTGCATGTTCCTACTAAGAGAGATGAATATGAAAGAATAAGAATTGCAGGCGGTTATGTCAATAGTGAAAAATTAGATGGTGTTTCTGAAGTTTCTAGAGCCGTAGGATTCTTCGATTTACTGCCTCATATTCATGCATCTCCAGATATTTCGGATTTCAAGTTGACCTTCTCAGATCAGATGATAATTATTGCATCACATAATCTTTGGAATTATATCGGTTATGAAATTGCATCTGATATTGCTCGTGAGAATGGCTCAGAACCTATGCTGGCTGCggaaaagttgaaagacTATGCCATAACTTATGGCTGTACTGATAAATTGACAGTTGTCTGTATAAGTGTGGAAAAGGGTGCTACTGAAACGAATAGATTCAATATAAGCAAAAAAGATTTGTTATCGAGAAAAACTGCATTTGAAGATAGTTCTCTCAGAAGGCTTCAACCTGAGATCCCCCCTCCCACAGGTAATGTTGCCATTGTTTTCACCGATATAAAGAATTCCACTTTCATTTGGGAATTATTCCCTGATGCGATGAGAACCGCTATCAAAACACATAACGAAATAATGCGTAGACAACTACGTATTTTTGGTGGTTATGAGGTGAAGACTGAAGGTGATGCATTCATGGTAGCATTCCCAACACCTACGAGTGCTTTGGTCTGGTGTTTAAGTGttcaattgaaacttttgGAGGCTGAATGGCCGGGTGAGATAACATCTATCAGGGACGGTTGTTTGATCACGGACACTAGCGGCAACAAAATTTATCAAGGTCTTTCAGTGCGTATGGGTATCCACTGGGGTTGTCCTGTGCCAGAAGTCGATGTTGTTACCAAGAGAATGGATTATCTAGGCCCTGTTGTGAATAAAGCTGCAAGAGTCTCTGGTATTGCTGATGGAGGACAGGTCATGCTCAGTAATGATTTTATGGTAGAGTTTAAGAAGATTTTAAGCTACCACCAGCAAGTCACTGAAGATAATATTCCGCTCGCAAAAGCCTACGGGGAAGACATTGTGGGTGAAATTTTAGAACGAGAAATACACATATTATCGTCTATAGGATGGATGTTCGTCGAGCTTGGTGAACAAACGTTGAAAGGGTTGGAAACTAAAGAACTTGTCACCATAGCATATCCTAAATCACTTCAAGCGAGACACACTTTGGCAACACAAGATCAGAATAACAGTGTTATTTCAGATGATTTTCTATTCCAAATTAGATCAGTGTCCAATAGATTGGAGACTGTCCTCTCCTCAGTCCAAGGTGGTCTTATCGGGCTGGAAAATTCTGCCAATGGACGATATACTACCTTTGATAGTAATACCAAACAGGCCGTTATGAAAAACTCGTCCGAAGCAGATCTTCTTGCATTCCTTGACCATTTAATCACCCGAATTGAATCGTCAGTCGTCTTAATGAACTTACGCCAACAGGTCCAGGGTGGTTTAACCATATACAAATCTGGTGATGCaatgaaacagaaatcAATCTTCCAATTGCTGGATGACCTTCTAGCCAGAAACCAATTATACATAGAAAACAGCCATAATGACGAGAGCGAGCAACAAAGCTTCAAATCTTTTCCGGAGGAGTAGAGGActtgatttctttattgtTACGTCGAAAATGTCTCATGGTTTCGGACCCTTTGATTAATTGTCGtgatttcatcaagaatAATATAACACATTTCCATTACATAAGTATATAAACATGCAAaactttttatttttgtgCTTCTAGATCTCTAAGTTCGATGCTTTTCCCTGGAACTTGAGAAGCTGGCTGGCTGGCACTGGCAGGTGCAGAATCGTCATCCACCATACCTTCGAAAAATGTGTCTTTCAACTCTCTCCACCTGGTAATCCAAGTCCCAAGGAAAATCAATATCAGTGTAGACAAAAATTGCAAGATAAACCATGCTAGTGAAGGGAATAGCCCTGTGTGTGTCCATACTACTACTAGATTTATAGCATGGATTGTAATGGCAAAATCCCACGCGAGTTTACTCCTTCCCACTATGATggtcaaaaaaaagacacaaATCAAGGAATCAATTAACCAAAGGgctgataaagaaataccAAAAGAGTTTGAGAAATCAATGTCCTGCCATGTAAACAACCATTGCTTTAGCTTTATTTCGTACCCACATATTTTCGCCCAGCAATAAAACAAAGTTGATGCAGTGAGATAATAGAACATTTGCAAGAGTATAATCTGAACGATTATTTTACCAGGGGACTGAGACTCttgtttgaagatttcagTGGGTAATAGTTCTCTCGGAACACGCATGTATCGTCTAAGCGAAGCCATCTCCCTGATTGGTTGAAATGTCTCTAATCGGTCGCCTTTCTAAAACTGCACTTGGTACAGTTCAATTCTATCAAATATAACTGGTGCGAACAACCAAAAGAATTCACCGAATATTATAGGAGGAATGCAATAAGTAACGAAAGAGGACTAACTACTCAATTCTGtctttattttcaagtCTCTCAAATCATGTCTCAATCACAACTCATCTTGGATTTAATATGTTGCTTAGAGATTCCGAACTAGTTTCCATGTTGACAACCAGTGGTTACCCTAACTTGACGATATGTTTTTcctcaaaagaaattttccATGTTCAAGCTTTTCACATCTGGAATggcgatgagatgagcttgAGATGAGCTACGACAACTAGAATAACTTAGCAGTGAGTACTGTTCATTGTTCCTTATTATAACTTCTACAGGTGACATACTATTTATCTAGTGCTATTATTCTTCACTCATTTCTACTTTGCGAGAAAGAATAGAAttcttgttgttctttGATTGAGTATTAAGGTAAGTGGAAAATAAAGAGATATACGGCATTCGTTAATATGGCTGTTAAGAAGTTTAGATCATTCGATGATTTTGTTCCTACAATTAGTGATAGCGAAGAAGATGTTCCAGATTTAGATGCTTCTGATGAcgaaatggaaaagaagcCAGTGAAGTCCTCAAAAACTAAGAACAAATCTAAAAAGAAGGCCAAGCAACAACAGGGATCTCACTTGGACGAAGATGTCcatgaagatttgaatcCAGAATTCCAATTCTCCATTGACAGCGGAGAAGTTACCACCAACTTTGCAGGCTGGGATTTCCAAGGTGATGAGAAGAGTGATGAAgttgagaaaaaagatgTCGATCTAGATGGGATCattagaagaaaaggtGGTTTGATTATGATGGCTGCTACAGGCAGTGATGCCGAAGAAAGCCTATCAGAAGAGTccgaagaagaaccagaagAAGGAGACGAACCTGGCGAgagtgatgatgaagatgaattaGCTTTGGATGGGTTCGGTATGGGTGTCAAGAGAAAGGCAACAGaggaaaatgaagaagatgaagaggatgaagaagaagaggatgacGACGAAGATGACGACAAAAAGACCGAAATGAGTCAGGCAGATTTAGGTAAGGGAaaagacgaagatgaagacattgaagaagacactaaagaagaaatggcTGAATTTTATGCTCCAGAAGAGGAAAGTGCGGATGCTAAAAAGATCGTTCATAAAACTTTCAACAGCTTGTCGTTATCCCGTCCTGTGTTGAAAGGGCTTGGAAGTTTAGGATACACCAGTCCTTCTCCAATTCAAAGTGCTGCTATTCCTATTGCCCTTCTTGGTAAAGATATCATTGCCGGTGCTGTTACAGGTTCTGGTAAAACAGCTGCTTTTATGATTCCTATCATCGAACGTTTGTTGTACAAACCTGCACATATTGCATCAACAAGGGTTGTTGTACTAACTCCAACCCGTGAATTGGCTATTCAAGTGGCTGATGTTGGTAAAAATATCGGTAAGTTTGTTAACGGACTAACGTTTGGTTTGGCCGTCGGTGGTTTGAATTTAAgacaacaagaacaagcaTTGAAGACCAGACCTGATATCGTAATTGCCACACCAGGTAGATTTATCGATCATTTAAGAAATTCTGCGAGTTTCAGCGTTGATTCAGTTGAAATCTTGGTCATTGACGAAGCTGATAGAATGTTAGAAGAAGGTTTCCAAGAGGAACTACAAGAAATCATGTCTCTCATTCCAAGTAAGAGACAAACTCTGTTGTTTTCTGCTACAATGAACTCAAAAATTAAGCAATTAATCTCGCTATCTCTAAAGAAGCCTGTTAGGATTATGATTGATCCTCCAAAACAAGCAGCAGATAAATTGACACAGGAGTTCATCCGTATACGTAAAAGAGATCATCTCAAACCGGCATTattatatcaattgattagAAAGTTGGACAATACAAGCCAGAAGAGAATAGTAGTTTTTGTTGCTAGGAAAGAAACTGCCCATAAACTGAGAATCGTCCTTGGGTTATTGGGTATGCAAGTTGGTGAATTGCATGGTTCGTTAACCCAAGAACAACGTCTACAGTCTGTTAATAACTTCAAATCCTTACAAGTACCAGTCTTAATCTGTACCGATTTAGCTTCGAGAGGTTTagatattccaaaaattgaagtGGTTATCAATTTCGATATGCCAAAAACTTACGAAATTTACTTACACAGAGTTGGTCGTACTGCCAGAGCGGGTAGAGAAGGTCGTTCAGTAACCTTTGTAGGCGAATCATCTCAAGATAGAAGTATTGTCAGAAGTGCGATCAGATCAGTGGAAGAAAACGCTGAAAGTGGAAAGGCCTTGAGTAGAAACGTTGACTGGACACAAGTCGAGCAAGTCAACAGCTTGATTGGAGCAAAGGGTGATGTTGTAGAGGAgattattgaagaagaaaagcaagagaaagagataCTTAGAGCTGAAATGGAACTTCGCAAAGGTGAAAACATGCTAAAACACAAGGAAGAAATCAGTGCAAGGCCAAGAAGAACCTGGTTTCAATCAGAAGctgagaagaagaactcTAAAATGCTTCAAGTTTTGgcaaaaaacaaaaagcCAATCAACAGtaagaagagaaaacagCAAGAAGCATTGGCTGAGAATCCTCGGCTATATAAAAAGACACAAAAAGATCGTGTCGAATATCAGGAACGTCAATACAGCAAGAAGCAAGCTGCCTACGGAAAGAAGGGAAAGAAGGGTAAGAAATAAATTACTGTCCTATGTTCTTAGTTTTGGC
Proteins encoded in this window:
- the SYS1 gene encoding Sys1p (similar to uniprot|P41544 Saccharomyces cerevisiae YJL004C SYS1 Multicopy suppressor of ypt6 null mutation), whose translation is MASLRRYMRVPRELLPTEIFKQESQSPGKIIVQIILLQMFYYLTASTLFYCWAKICGYEIKLKQWLFTWQDIDFSNSFGISLSALWLIDSLICVFFLTIIVGRSKLAWDFAITIHAINLVVVWTHTGLFPSLAWFILQFLSTLILIFLGTWITRWRELKDTFFEGMVDDDSAPASASQPASQVPGKSIELRDLEAQK
- the DRS1 gene encoding putative ATP-dependent RNA helicase (similar to uniprot|P32892 Saccharomyces cerevisiae YLL008W DRS1 Nucleolar DEAD-box protein required for ribosome assembly and function), producing MAVKKFRSFDDFVPTISDSEEDVPDLDASDDEMEKKPVKSSKTKNKSKKKAKQQQGSHLDEDVHEDLNPEFQFSIDSGEVTTNFAGWDFQGDEKSDEVEKKDVDLDGIIRRKGGLIMMAATGSDAEESLSEESEEEPEEGDEPGESDDEDELALDGFGMGVKRKATEENEEDEEDEEEEDDDEDDDKKTEMSQADLGKGKDEDEDIEEDTKEEMAEFYAPEEESADAKKIVHKTFNSLSLSRPVLKGLGSLGYTSPSPIQSAAIPIALLGKDIIAGAVTGSGKTAAFMIPIIERLLYKPAHIASTRVVVLTPTRELAIQVADVGKNIGKFVNGLTFGLAVGGLNLRQQEQALKTRPDIVIATPGRFIDHLRNSASFSVDSVEILVIDEADRMLEEGFQEELQEIMSLIPSKRQTLLFSATMNSKIKQLISLSLKKPVRIMIDPPKQAADKLTQEFIRIRKRDHLKPALLYQLIRKLDNTSQKRIVVFVARKETAHKLRIVLGLLGMQVGELHGSLTQEQRLQSVNNFKSLQVPVLICTDLASRGLDIPKIEVVINFDMPKTYEIYLHRVGRTARAGREGRSVTFVGESSQDRSIVRSAIRSVEENAESGKALSRNVDWTQVEQVNSLIGAKGDVVEEIIEEEKQEKEILRAEMELRKGENMLKHKEEISARPRRTWFQSEAEKKNSKMLQVLAKNKKPINSKKRKQQEALAENPRLYKKTQKDRVEYQERQYSKKQAAYGKKGKKGKK
- the CYR1 gene encoding adenylate cyclase (similar to uniprot|P08678 Saccharomyces cerevisiae YJL005W CYR1 Adenylate cyclase required for cAMP production and cAMP-dependent protein kinase signaling involved in cell cycle control and glucose and nitrogen repression of sporulation), which gives rise to MNPQPKETNRSSISSGARNSAGSASSNNSISSKNSGRELQPRSDTDSEWQDVGMPTFKEDYSIDAITKKVKPGKKGFHSAIVRDAGSFAHNPQPPLAKPVKPTFERSRTANLTATSSRGNLPLLSRTSSTLSVSTATSHGHKGTTKPSRATNFFKKLTSRKSSLASQGGPPDSDNQISQGGRVSASDGEQQSPFHQQSLQQQVPTNALRRKMSTFIHGSSTMSAASTLTSANAPHMKHSGSKGSSLLHSGNEASNGSNLSGGNATSGVSNQQHGVSSAGRSIDTDLSRRNSGTSFDASKLSAAKEIFGVDLDLDKLSDMTDVVVTSNAPSAETTDKVPPKSPNASQDTKDATLALRKQWTAPESWDVDETVGLDVNKIKERHKMSKANRHRGKNRKRYSKSQGKHTKGSVPKNVIAKDTSEPVIPHVHHHDFEEDALSPRTSPPNRGSNDESGLHLSETKSSECDLCFTISPNGDEDSDISIETQSESLDDITSAKTQSRPGSPLSQKNIEQYTELDGETEYEEHMLEKYYSDLSDIDQTKKYAIRIFNVDDTFTTLSCRPNTSVAELIPQIKKKFNIQQGNFQLSLKVGKLSKILRPTANPILIQIKLLLLNGYKKSDPLHILGLEDVSFVFSFKFHPVTTSQLTIEQQQRLSKGDFIHVDLRNMDLTTPPIIFYQHTSEIESLDVSNNANIFLPIDFIESAVKLSSLRMVNVRASRFPANITQAYDLVSLDLERNFIKRVPESISKLSNLTILNLQCNQLDRLPSGFKNLKNLQLLDISSNAFTAYPEVINRCTNLLQVDLSYNKINSLPLSINELSKLAKMNLSNNKIQAVPDLSGMANLRTLNLKNNRIATIKSNAPNLQNLFLTSNRISVWEDSLPKLRSCDLTENPVTSFDYRGNVLSNLTSLSLNKAKLSSLPIDFLKTLEKLEKLELNDNNLTSLPAEIKYSKKLIHFSAANNKLDSIPEEIGELSNLKSLDLHCNNIRELPISIVNLELTTLNFSSNLLGYNPGLEDYENTPLSKSLLFLNTADNNLNNEMLPLFNFNTSLKIINLSYNDISDISALNLPSLTELYLSGNAITSLPGEVFQRMKNLKVIMLNGNKLMSLPSELSQLSNLTVLDVGSNQLKYNISNYHYDWNWMNNLNLKYLNFSGNKRFEIKSMIGPDTKTDLSDLTILKQLKILGLMDVTMKTSKVPDDGVNFRLRTTGSMINGMKYGVADTLGKKSSVSTRDIKYERFRGKDDECLFCLYDSVNENASSGHKISQIIRDIYDKILTRALEKYGDDTDENIRTALRFSFLQLNKEINGMLVSVENGLNKSELTTVDLLSGASATVVFFKGKSVYTANIGNIGAILAKNNGDYEVLTRLHVPTKRDEYERIRIAGGYVNSEKLDGVSEVSRAVGFFDLLPHIHASPDISDFKLTFSDQMIIIASHNLWNYIGYEIASDIARENGSEPMLAAEKLKDYAITYGCTDKLTVVCISVEKGATETNRFNISKKDLLSRKTAFEDSSLRRLQPEIPPPTGNVAIVFTDIKNSTFIWELFPDAMRTAIKTHNEIMRRQLRIFGGYEVKTEGDAFMVAFPTPTSALVWCLSVQLKLLEAEWPGEITSIRDGCLITDTSGNKIYQGLSVRMGIHWGCPVPEVDVVTKRMDYLGPVVNKAARVSGIADGGQVMLSNDFMVEFKKILSYHQQVTEDNIPLAKAYGEDIVGEILEREIHILSSIGWMFVELGEQTLKGLETKELVTIAYPKSLQARHTLATQDQNNSVISDDFLFQIRSVSNRLETVLSSVQGGLIGLENSANGRYTTFDSNTKQAVMKNSSEADLLAFLDHLITRIESSVVLMNLRQQVQGGLTIYKSGDAMKQKSIFQLLDDLLARNQLYIENSHNDESEQQSFKSFPEE